In Labilibaculum sp. DW002, one DNA window encodes the following:
- a CDS encoding efflux RND transporter periplasmic adaptor subunit — protein sequence MKTIYYTLILAIVVFSSACSNKKEPVQKENLRPVKYAEISYSGIGQVRSFNGTARSDKEINLSFRTSGILTILNISAGQKVKKGELLAQIDNSEARLSLEQSISSLNSAKANLNTSTSTLSRTKTLFEKGSASLSDYENAKSSFASAKADFESKKRTVEIQKKQVGYGIIYAPANGIIASKNVENNENVGSGSVIAVLNAGSFMEISLGMPENVINRVHKGMKVIAKFPALQGKKFEGVVDEIAPSIESGSATYPVRVKLLGKNTEVKSGMAANITFNFPKTDNQEVLIVPISAVGEDSKGNFVYLIEKQSEKIGLIKKQHFTIGELSPIGFEVVKGLKPGQIVATAGLQTLLDGQKVSLK from the coding sequence ATGAAGACAATATATTATACTTTAATCCTAGCCATCGTCGTATTTAGTTCTGCTTGCTCAAATAAAAAAGAGCCTGTACAAAAAGAAAATTTACGTCCGGTTAAGTATGCCGAAATCAGCTATTCAGGTATCGGACAAGTTAGATCATTCAATGGAACAGCTCGGTCTGATAAAGAAATTAATTTAAGTTTTAGAACAAGCGGTATTCTAACAATATTGAATATTTCGGCTGGTCAAAAAGTAAAAAAAGGTGAATTATTGGCTCAAATCGATAATTCAGAGGCACGTCTTTCGTTAGAACAATCTATTTCATCTTTGAATAGTGCCAAAGCCAATTTAAACACAAGCACATCAACTCTGTCTCGTACTAAAACACTTTTCGAAAAGGGCTCTGCCTCTTTGAGTGATTACGAGAATGCTAAATCATCATTTGCATCTGCCAAAGCTGATTTTGAATCGAAAAAACGCACGGTTGAAATCCAGAAAAAGCAAGTTGGTTATGGTATTATCTATGCACCTGCCAATGGTATTATTGCGTCAAAAAATGTGGAGAATAATGAGAACGTAGGTTCTGGTAGTGTTATCGCTGTTTTAAATGCAGGAAGCTTTATGGAAATTAGCCTGGGTATGCCTGAGAATGTGATTAATCGTGTGCATAAGGGTATGAAAGTGATAGCTAAATTCCCGGCACTTCAGGGAAAAAAATTCGAAGGTGTTGTTGATGAAATTGCACCTTCAATCGAGAGTGGATCGGCAACCTACCCTGTTAGAGTTAAACTCCTTGGTAAGAATACTGAAGTCAAGTCAGGAATGGCTGCGAATATCACCTTTAACTTTCCTAAAACAGATAACCAAGAAGTACTCATTGTTCCAATTTCAGCTGTAGGAGAAGATAGCAAAGGAAACTTTGTTTACCTTATCGAGAAACAGAGTGAAAAGATCGGTTTAATCAAAAAGCAACACTTTACTATTGGTGAATTATCGCCTATAGGTTTCGAAGTTGTAAAAGGGTTAAAGCCCGGACAGATTGTGGCAACAGCAGGTTTACAGACCTTGCTTGACGGACAAAAAGTTAGCCTTAAATAA